TAGAGACATGATTATATGCTATGCTTAGACAAAATGAATCAGACTCCATAGGTTGCAGCAAAGATGGGACAAAACATAATATAGTATTGGTTCCTTCACTATATTGGAAATATATGGCCCCTAATTGTGCAATTACCCAAATGCCAAAATCCACTTCATGATGACTTGAGCGCACCTGATAATTACCTTCAAGCAAGAAATCTACAGGTCAAAAGTAAAGGCACCTAAGGCTCAATGTGGAGTTGGGGACAATGCAAGTATTTCCCATACAGACAAAATTCAGACAATATAATCACAAGTGCTGTCCCCATGAAACAGCAAAAACAAGTCAATATCTAACATCCTACTGGAGATGGCAGATGCATAGTCAATAGAAATGCAACAATATGCAGAAGTTCATGCAGTCCTTCGAGGTTAAAATGTAAAGTGAATGCATCATGATTTTAGCCATACACACAAGCCTACTGCAATTTTTTATCTAAAACTCTGATTGGTTTCTCTTAACAGAGGGATAGCATTTACGATTACTGTCAAATAAATGAAGCACGCATGGAAGAGAAATGAGAGGTCAACAAACAAATGCTGTAAAATACCCAAGCATACCTGGGGCCCATGGTCTCCCTTCGGAATTAGCTAATTCTGCTCGCATTTGTTCAATTTCTTGTGCCATCGAAATCATATTCTTCTCCATTGCTTTCTTCTGTTCAACCAACTGAAAATTTCCTTTCTGCTCTAATTCACATGCAGACCTGCAAAAAGTCAAATCAATCTTAAAACTTAAAGCCTCTGAATAACTTACAAAGGTATCTGAGAATCAGAGCTAGCAAAAGAGGCACACCTTGCATGAACAAGTTCCTGTCGAAGGGCATCAATCTCTGCTTTCAACATAGGAATCTGCTGTTTATTAGATTGTTCCCTGGTTAGTTCATGCATGATAGATGCAGACTTCGCAGAGAGCTCTTTCCTGACTACAAGGTGCTTATCAATTTCACCCCGAAGCTGCACAATCTCATCTCTTAAAGACTCATTTGCTCTAAGTTCAGCTTCAAGTTTCCTCCTTTTGTCAACAAGCTCACCGATATAAGTTTCCTTCTTGGCACTGATGTCTGCAATGATCGTGTTCAAGTGACGGACCTCATCTTTTCCAGCTTGTAATTCCCGGTGTAAGGCCAAACGTTCTTCAGCAAGAGCACGGTGATCTGCCATAAGCCTCCTGAATTCGGCCCCCTGAATCTCAATTTCTTCCTCCGGCATAGCCGTGTGAGAGCGAGGTGCAACCCTCATGACAAGGCCTTCATGGATGTCAGGATAGCCCCTATGATCCTCAATGGCACGAATACCATGGTAGCCCCTACGATCCTCAACTACACGGATGTCAGGATAGCCCCTACGTTCATCAACTACACGGATGTCAGGGTAGCCCCTGCCATCCTCTATAAAGCGACGTGGCAGACGATCTCTTCCTGACATGATCCCTAGTCCTGGAAGCGACAAAAGTAAATGATTAGGTTCATCACTAACGGTATGAAAAAACAATATGTATTAATTAAACAGCACCGCAAGGATGGatatgaaataaaataaaataatgctAACAAGGCATTATAACACAGAGGGAGACTCTCCAACTGATTTGCCTAAGAAATGTCAGCAATACCTTCTGACAGACCGAAAAATAATACCATTGGTTGGCACAAGGTATGCCACAAGATATAATTCAACACTGGAAGACCTATCTACCAAAACATTATATGAGTTCCTATAAAAGCAGTCCGCAACTTGCTCATTCAGAAAATAATTAACAATCCAAAGAACCAGCATGCAATCAGTACTTCCATTTTAaccccaaaaaaaagagaaatgcaCCACCGGTAACCAATAGGGATAAGGGCACTGGGGAAACTAGAGGAATCCCATTCCAATCCCATAACTCTCCAAATCAGaccagaatttttttaaaaaaaaatctgctcaAGTATTGTCCCTGTGAACCATGGCACTGCATAATTTTGGCAGAAGTGACTCTAGATGCTAGAAGTGTGAAGGCAGTATTTACAAATTGATGGTTAACATCCATGGCTGACTTGTGCGGAGCATGGGGGTGTTGTTGTGGAAAATATAAGGGAAAAGAATAATGGTATACCAGTACCACATGACTACATAACAATCAAAATCAATTCAATGGCATCGGAACAAGCATGGTCCGTTTAAGAAATAAATCAATCAATGTGGAGTTTAATGATTTCCAATTCCCAGTGCTCACCGCCAGCACAGTTTAGGGTGGAGAATGACAATATGAGAGAATAGTTCCTTGTGGTTCCATTCACTTCCTAGTTCCATTCCCACCCTCCTTCCTCACCTGGCAAATGGCCCCAAACATTTAGCACTAGTTTTGACTGAAACCTGTTGCAAATCCTTATAATGgcttaaggccctgtttggggaTCTAAAGGTTCTAGAAGTAGCAGGTCTGAGCGTATGGCATGTTTAGCTACCTAGCTCTTAGGTGAGTAAATAGTTTCCTAAGTTGTAGCTGAAATCTAAGTTATCCTTCAGAGGAAGTTATGTTCAAATTATATGTTGGTCAATGTACTTATTTTACTTTTCGTAATCTTTTATCGTAATGGAAATGGATAATAgccataaaaaatattaatttttccCAAAACTTTGAAAAGGTTTAATTGTAAATGACGTCACATTCTAAACACTAAACGCAAATGTCGGCACTCATAGTTACCATATGTGGTACCAAAGGGTAACTTTATCCTATCAAATGTAACACAAGCACACACAAAAGGTGAACTTTAAGCAACAATCATGTGGTCATCGAGCCCAGACAGAAGGCGGGCAATCAAGGGACAACTTCTCAAGATGCCATGCCATCAAAGAGAGGTAGCTCTAAACACCACAAAAGGCGCGCATATCAGTATCTTCTGATGCTGAGCCACTGTAACTGTAGTGGCCACCTCCGAATGAATCAATCTATGACATGTCAAGACCTCAAAATCCCTCTTAACAAATTACTACTACTAATTACACATCATTTTATCATTTGTGAGTTGATTAAGATATCCACTGCAACCCATGCTTAGGAAATTAAGCAACCTAACATATTTCTTTTAGACGGGGTAGCAAAAACTGTTATTACTTGTCAGTCCTATAAAGGGTTATTAAGACAGAGAGAAAACCTAGCTTCCAGATAGATCTACTCCTAATATATTCTGGAGTACATGACAAGATAAGGCTAAGGCAAattcgagagaaaaaaaaataaaggtattGGGTACAAGGGGGAGGGATGAGAAAGGGTTTGCGCGCGCGCGTCGGCACGGGCGCTCACCGGAGGCGGAAGCGGCAGGACGACGGCACCCCTACCCCGCTGCTCCCCCTCGCGGGATGGATGGATTAATGgagatcggcgcaggcggcgaagTAGCGAGGAAACGGGCGCCGAGGCCGAGAAGAGATGGATGGGAGGAGGATgcgcgcggcggaggcagcagaggaggagaggaggcaccGCTGCTCGCAGGTGAggtggaggtgggagacggcgAAGGGCAGGGGGATG
This genomic window from Oryza sativa Japonica Group chromosome 12, ASM3414082v1 contains:
- the LOC4351708 gene encoding protein FLX-like 3, with protein sequence MSGRDRLPRRFIEDGRGYPDIRVVDERRGYPDIRVVEDRRGYHGIRAIEDHRGYPDIHEGLVMRVAPRSHTAMPEEEIEIQGAEFRRLMADHRALAEERLALHRELQAGKDEVRHLNTIIADISAKKETYIGELVDKRRKLEAELRANESLRDEIVQLRGEIDKHLVVRKELSAKSASIMHELTREQSNKQQIPMLKAEIDALRQELVHARSACELEQKGNFQLVEQKKAMEKNMISMAQEIEQMRAELANSEGRPWAPGATYGMKLGSPEVTFPTSYGDNYNIHVGGSEKGHSHLPESSSWGTYDNNRLQYR